The following DNA comes from Brassica oleracea var. oleracea cultivar TO1000 chromosome C5, BOL, whole genome shotgun sequence.
NNNNNNNNNNNNNNNNNNNNNNNNNNNNNNNNNNNNNNNNNNNNNNNNNNNNNNNNNNNNNNNNNNNNNNNNNNNNNNNNNNNNNNNNNNNNNNNNNNNNNNNNNNNNNNNNNNNNNNNNNNNNNNNNNNNNNNNNNNNNNNNNNNNNNNNNNNNNNNNNNNNNNNNNNNNNNNNNNNNNNNNNNNNNNNNNNNNNNNNNNNNNNNNNNNNNNNNNNNNNNNNNNNNNNNNNNNNNNNNNNNNNNNNNNNNNNNNNNNNNNNNNNNNNNNNNNNNNNNNNNNNNNNNNNNNNNNNNNNNNNNNNNNNNNNNNNNNNNNNNNNNNNNNNNNNNNNNNNNNNNNNNNNNNNNNNNNNNNNNNNNNNNNNNNNNNNNNNNNNNNNNNNNNNNNNNNNNNNNNNNNNNNNNNNNNNNNNNNNNNNNNNNNNNNNNNNNNNNNNNNNNNNNNNNNNNNNNNNNNNNNNNNNNNNNNNNNNNNNNNNNNNNNNNNNNNNNNNNNNNNNNNNNNNNNNNNNNNNNNNNNNNNNNNNNNNNNNNNNNNNNNNNNNNNNNNNNNNNNNNNNNNNNNNNNNTTATCTAATATGTTTTCAGTTTTAATTTTAATTTTATATTTTCGAATTTAAATTTCACAAATTTTAATTTAAAAAAAAATTATTTTTTTAAAAAAATTAATTTTTTCGAAATTCCGAGGAAAAGCACCCTCGGAAATTTCCGACGACCTTTTCCTCGGAATAAGTCGGCGGAATTTAAAAAAAAAAATCCGAGGGAATGTTCCTCGTAATTTTCCGAGGGGCTACGTTCCTCGGAAATTTCCGAGGGCCACGTTCCTCGGAAATTCTCGATGCAAATTCCGAGGAATATTTCATCGGAACTTCCGAGGATTGGACCATCGGAAATTTCCTCGGAATATACCGAGGAAGTCTTCCCTCGGTATATTCCGAGGAACTTTTCGATGATCTAGTGGTCCTCGGAGTTTCCTCGGAAATTCAGTTCCTCGGAATTCCGTCGGAAATTTCCGAGGGATTTCCGAGGAAAAATGAATTTCCGATGAGTTATTTCCGAGGATTTTTTCGTCGGTATATCGTCGGAATCGCGTTATTCCGACGACATACCGACGATTTTTTCCCTCAGTATGCCGCTGTTTTCTTGTAGTGACAGCCCACACCCTGCCTCCATGCACTCGTCTCTTCTCCATGTTCTTCTTACTCTCCTTCTTCATCTTCTCTCTCTTCATAAATTTGCATTATAAAAACACATCCACTTTGCTCTTCACTCTTCAACACAATTTTCATCTTCTCCACTCTCATTCTCTCTCTCTCTCTCTGACACGTAACTAACTATCCATCCTGGATTCCTATCCTCTCGACACACACATATACAAAACACAAAGACACTTAATATACATTTAGAAAGAAGATGTCGAGCAGAAGATCATCACGTTCAAGACAGTCATCAGGGAGCTCAAGAATCTCTGACGGTCAGATTTATGATCTTGTAACAAGGCTCCAACACCTTATCCCTGAACTCCGCCGCCGCCGTTCTGACAAGGTATATACACTTCAAACATCTATTTGTAAATCTATCTTTCTTGCAAATACAAACAAACATATGTTCCTTGTTTGTATGGATATATAACTAAGTTAGCACATGGACTTAGAAAGTTCAAATGAAATGAAAACATTATATAGTGCATATAACTAATTAATATGCATGGTGAATTCCAATGGCGTCTAGTGTAAAATACATGTGGCCTACAGTTATCTATCCGTAGATAAAGTAACATTAATTCACAGCCTCATTTATGCATATATACTAGCTAGTATCTCTTTTGTTCCTTGGATGTTTTATTTTATGAATTTAAATTCAGAAGTTGGTGGTGTGGGACTCAGTTTGTTCCCTTCCTACTTCCAAGTACCTTAACTCCATGTCTCCCATTACTCTTCTCTACCTAAATACTCACTATAGTTCTACATATAGACGATAAATAGGATTTATTAAATAGTGGCCGTTTATACCGTTGTGCACATTGAAAGTGGTAATCATGAGAATATCTTTGCACATTGAAAATGGTAATCATGAGAATATCTTTCTACTTAATAAATTTTCAAGACATATACGAAATTGTTAGAGAAATTTCATTATAAAAGTTTCTTATATGGGTATCTCACAATATATATATATATATATATACATATATATAAAAGAATACTTAAAAGGAAGAGAGTGAGAAGTTTTTAAATGATTTTTTTTTTTTTTTGAAAAAACTCATGAAACACTTGTCTTTTGTAAGAAGTTTGTATTCATAACGATCAAGATGTTTTATATAGGATAGAAAGTAACTGCACATGTTATAAAAACATTTTATCATGTACGTACTCTTTGTGAATATCTAAATGATCGTTATTTTGTACTCTAATTGACAATATTCTAATAAAAATTAATGGACAGGTGTCAGCATCTACGGTACTACAAGAGACGTGCAACTACATCAGGAACTTGCACAGAGAGGTTGATGATCTAAGTGACCGTTTGTCCGAACTCTTGGCTACGGCGGACGACAACAGCGCGGAAGCAGCCATCATTAGGAGCTTGCTTAATTACTAATATATATTCTCATAAATTTATCTGAGAACTATTATATATCATCTATTGTCGCCAGGAAATTTATCTTATTATGATTATGAGTATTTTGTTGCCTTCTACTTCAAATATTATGATATATTATAGGCTATAACTCATATATTATATACATGGTTTATGTATGTGTATAGATCTTAATTCTATGCGCGCGAGGATAGTATTCTGTCTATCACGAGCCTCTTATATTTATGATTAATGACAGTGCATTTCCTTAAGTTTACTAATGATCAACTTTTATAAGTTTACGTTATAAATATATAGAAATATGTTTGAATTTTGTTGCCAATAAATATAATTCTGGTTGGACCTTTGGACGTCTGTTCTGTATATATACAATATAAAACGTGGAGAAGTTGTGATTGAATTTTTTTTTTTTGTAACAAATTGTGATTGAATTTAAATTGTTTAAAATATGATAGAAACTCGACGAAGACCTCGATGTTTTCGAGGTCGTTTAGTTTGGATTATCTTATTTTCAATATTATTTATGGTGTTTGGTATGGTCGTGCCACTTTCTTTAGATCCTCTTGCGTGTTTTCTACTAAAAATGTAAATATCATTTC
Coding sequences within:
- the LOC106293222 gene encoding transcription factor PRE6-like, which codes for MSSRRSSRSRQSSGSSRISDGQIYDLVTRLQHLIPELRRRRSDKVSASTVLQETCNYIRNLHREVDDLSDRLSELLATADDNSAEAAIIRSLLNY